From a region of the Abditibacteriota bacterium genome:
- a CDS encoding S-layer homology domain-containing protein yields the protein MKHLTILAALLVLAAPLCAQSAFSDLPRDHWAYDAVSELEDLGLVIGYPDGEFKGKRTLTRYEFAMVIARLLPLLTGEEQDLSGYARKSDLEPYALRDGVKRGDIIELSLFADTGALSRLQALIDEFAPELAALDLDVDLLKADVGTLKRRAAQLEEEQARIKVTGTANFMVQGVIGGDSPAIDYDARYPVEKMFRRHQAYYKDVQIDIRGRVNDHVNVFTTLVMTDLMDKDINREARYDTFADIVPYYLYAVSTDEKWGQIRVGRMPFQINNYVFSKGTENASFNIERLDDHNFAMEGFDYSKDFGALDVRLWGNRPVYDWNERKLFYIGGEKISANGGAQLGLDMGGARFTAVYDRLAAENRVPFVVDKIDYYGATAHVPFGEFFTDGGWFRMKPNKGVKAADWWDAALGYDNGRLSAKAGYKTVENNYDGLSCADKIFYTVANNYKGWFAEGSYRFGEAFTLNGAYKRYKANDPALRSRFHDLKYAKGELIWTVSPLDRLSAKYERGDYRYSPVDREADIKREAWTAAWNRKVGDNAKIKLLYQYVKYGNTQASHIVAGQLTVGF from the coding sequence ATGAAGCATTTGACGATCCTGGCAGCCTTGCTGGTCCTGGCTGCTCCCCTGTGCGCCCAAAGCGCCTTTTCCGACCTGCCCCGGGACCACTGGGCCTATGACGCTGTCAGCGAGCTGGAAGACCTGGGACTGGTGATAGGCTATCCCGACGGAGAGTTCAAGGGCAAGAGGACCCTGACCCGCTACGAATTTGCCATGGTGATCGCCCGTCTCCTGCCCCTGCTGACGGGAGAAGAGCAGGACCTGTCCGGCTACGCCCGGAAGTCCGACCTGGAGCCCTACGCCCTCCGGGACGGAGTGAAGCGCGGAGACATCATCGAGCTGTCCCTTTTTGCCGACACCGGCGCCCTCAGCAGGCTGCAGGCGCTCATAGACGAATTTGCTCCGGAGCTGGCGGCGCTGGATCTGGACGTGGACCTGCTGAAGGCAGACGTGGGCACCCTGAAGAGACGGGCCGCCCAGCTGGAAGAGGAGCAGGCCCGGATCAAGGTGACCGGCACGGCCAACTTTATGGTGCAGGGCGTGATCGGCGGCGATTCCCCCGCCATAGACTATGACGCCCGGTACCCGGTGGAAAAGATGTTCCGGAGACACCAGGCCTACTACAAGGACGTGCAGATCGACATCAGGGGCAGAGTGAACGACCACGTGAACGTGTTTACCACCCTGGTCATGACCGACCTCATGGACAAGGACATCAACAGGGAAGCCAGATACGACACCTTTGCCGACATAGTGCCCTACTACCTTTACGCCGTATCCACCGATGAGAAATGGGGCCAAATCAGAGTGGGCCGCATGCCTTTTCAGATCAACAACTACGTCTTCAGCAAGGGCACCGAGAATGCCAGCTTCAACATAGAGAGGCTGGACGACCACAACTTTGCGATGGAGGGCTTTGACTACTCCAAGGACTTTGGCGCCCTGGATGTCCGGCTGTGGGGCAACCGCCCGGTGTATGACTGGAACGAGAGAAAGCTGTTTTATATCGGCGGCGAGAAGATCTCCGCCAACGGCGGAGCCCAGCTGGGCCTTGATATGGGCGGCGCCCGCTTTACCGCCGTGTACGACAGGCTGGCCGCCGAGAACCGGGTCCCCTTTGTGGTGGACAAGATCGACTACTACGGCGCCACGGCCCACGTGCCCTTTGGAGAGTTTTTCACAGACGGCGGCTGGTTCCGCATGAAGCCCAACAAGGGCGTCAAGGCTGCCGACTGGTGGGACGCCGCTCTGGGCTACGACAACGGCAGGCTCAGCGCCAAAGCCGGCTACAAGACCGTGGAGAACAACTACGACGGCCTGTCCTGCGCCGACAAGATCTTCTACACCGTGGCCAACAACTACAAGGGCTGGTTTGCCGAGGGCAGCTACAGGTTCGGCGAAGCCTTCACCCTCAACGGCGCATACAAGCGCTACAAGGCCAACGATCCCGCCCTGCGCTCCAGGTTTCACGACCTGAAATACGCCAAGGGAGAGCTGATCTGGACCGTGAGCCCCCTGGACCGGCTGTCCGCCAAATATGAGCGGGGCGACTACAGATACTCCCCCGTGGACCGAGAGGCAGACATCAAACGGGAGGCCTGGACCGCCGCCTGGAACCGCAAGGTGGGCGACAATGCAAAGATCAAGCTGCTGTATCAGTACGTCAAATACGGCAACACGCAGGCCAGCCACATAGTGGCAGGACAGCTGACAGTAGGCTTCTGA